In one Micromonospora polyrhachis genomic region, the following are encoded:
- a CDS encoding lysophospholipid acyltransferase family protein, translating into MPLLYTIGKLTVGNMMRLGWRPKVEGLEHVPQTGGAIFAGNHLSVADELFLGAVVPRHLAFWAKAEYFVGNGVKGKISKSVLTGLGAIPVERRGGRAALAAFDGAIPVLKAGDLVAVYPEGTRSPDGRLYRGRTGAARLALAAGVPVIPVGVIGTEKVQPIGVRVPRPFTGPVTVRFGKPLDFTDRPGDRTSLRQITDEIMAEIQRLTGQEYVPRYAPRKGEPAGATPPEPGPEIG; encoded by the coding sequence GTGCCGCTGCTCTACACCATCGGCAAGCTCACTGTCGGTAATATGATGCGGCTGGGCTGGCGTCCGAAAGTGGAAGGGCTGGAACATGTGCCCCAGACCGGTGGAGCCATCTTCGCCGGCAACCACCTCTCCGTCGCCGACGAACTCTTCCTCGGTGCCGTCGTCCCGCGCCACCTCGCGTTCTGGGCAAAGGCGGAATACTTCGTCGGCAACGGGGTCAAGGGCAAGATCAGCAAGTCGGTCCTTACCGGGCTGGGTGCGATCCCGGTGGAGCGGCGCGGTGGGCGTGCTGCCCTGGCGGCGTTCGACGGGGCGATCCCGGTGCTGAAGGCGGGCGACCTCGTCGCGGTCTACCCCGAGGGCACCCGTTCCCCGGACGGGCGGCTCTACCGGGGGCGTACGGGTGCCGCCCGGCTGGCGCTGGCCGCCGGAGTCCCGGTGATCCCGGTCGGCGTGATCGGCACCGAGAAGGTCCAGCCGATCGGGGTACGCGTACCCCGGCCCTTTACCGGGCCGGTCACGGTGCGCTTCGGTAAGCCGCTCGACTTCACCGACCGCCCCGGGGACCGCACCTCGTTGCGGCAGATCACCGACGAGATCATGGCGGAGATCCAGCGGTTGACCGGGCAGGAGTACGTCCCCCGGTACGCCCCGCGCAAGGGCGAGCCGGCTGGTGCCACGCCGCCCGAACCGGGCCCCGAAATCGGCTGA
- a CDS encoding cryptochrome/photolyase family protein: MLRRWIFADQLGPHFLDDPHQPVLLVESKAVFRRRAFHRQRAHLLLSALRHRAAELNDQAIHLRTETFREALRQLDDPVEVCHPTSRRARDLVRSLAGVTMLAPRGFVTSPADFADWADRRRGTLRIEDFYRHARQQHGVLTGGTEPVSSGQKWHLDARNRQRPARDSAQLDIPPPPIPQEDEIDAEVRHELDRWAAEGIRFIGHDGPRLFPATRAEAIVRLRHFIRHRLPMFGPYEDAMLSADPFMAHSALSSSFNLGLLDPMEAIREAEQAYRDGVAPLSSVEGFIRQLLGWRDFVWNLYWYFNAGHRADDRPHGRSVPGWFTNLDADAVRARCLSDILAGVRDRAWVHHTPRLMVLANYAVQRGWHPSDLVDWFHRCFIDGTEWALTVNLAGTSQYADPGKMVTKPYAADGEYIKRMSDYCASCRYDPKLGLGGDACPFTAGYWMFVDRDQARLHGNVRMLRSVRQLERRADVSAMAAQEKERGSRAP; the protein is encoded by the coding sequence ATGCTGCGGCGTTGGATCTTCGCTGACCAACTCGGCCCGCACTTCCTCGATGACCCGCACCAACCGGTACTGCTGGTGGAGTCGAAGGCGGTCTTCCGCCGTCGCGCCTTCCACCGGCAACGCGCCCACCTGTTGCTCTCTGCCCTGCGTCATCGTGCGGCCGAACTGAATGACCAAGCGATACACCTACGGACCGAAACCTTTCGAGAAGCGCTTCGTCAGCTCGACGATCCGGTCGAGGTATGCCACCCGACGTCGCGACGGGCCAGGGACCTGGTCCGAAGCTTGGCCGGCGTCACGATGCTGGCACCGCGTGGCTTCGTCACCAGCCCCGCCGACTTCGCCGACTGGGCGGACCGACGACGTGGCACGCTACGGATCGAGGACTTCTACCGACACGCCCGACAGCAACATGGCGTGCTGACCGGCGGCACCGAACCGGTGAGCAGCGGCCAGAAATGGCACCTCGACGCCCGCAATCGACAGCGCCCAGCGAGAGACTCGGCACAGCTCGACATACCGCCGCCACCGATCCCGCAGGAGGACGAGATCGACGCCGAGGTGCGGCACGAACTCGACAGGTGGGCGGCGGAGGGCATCCGGTTCATCGGCCACGACGGGCCCCGGTTGTTCCCGGCCACCCGAGCCGAGGCGATCGTCCGGCTGCGCCACTTCATCCGGCACCGGCTACCGATGTTCGGACCGTACGAGGACGCCATGCTCTCGGCCGACCCCTTCATGGCGCACAGCGCCCTCTCGTCCTCGTTCAACCTGGGGCTGCTCGACCCGATGGAGGCGATTCGCGAGGCCGAGCAGGCATATCGGGACGGCGTCGCCCCACTCTCCAGTGTCGAGGGATTCATCCGCCAACTGCTCGGCTGGCGGGACTTCGTCTGGAACCTCTACTGGTACTTCAATGCCGGTCACCGCGCCGACGACCGGCCACACGGCCGCTCCGTACCCGGGTGGTTCACCAACCTCGACGCCGACGCGGTGCGGGCCCGCTGCCTCTCCGACATCCTCGCCGGAGTACGGGATCGGGCCTGGGTGCATCACACGCCGCGACTCATGGTGCTGGCGAACTATGCCGTGCAGCGTGGCTGGCACCCTTCCGACCTCGTCGACTGGTTCCACCGGTGCTTCATCGACGGTACCGAGTGGGCCCTGACCGTCAATCTCGCCGGCACCAGCCAGTACGCCGATCCCGGCAAGATGGTCACCAAGCCGTACGCGGCCGACGGCGAGTACATCAAGCGGATGAGTGACTACTGCGCCAGTTGCCGATACGACCCGAAACTCGGACTCGGCGGCGACGCGTGCCCCTTTACCGCCGGGTACTGGATGTTCGTCGATCGTGACCAGGCGCGGCTGCACGGGAACGTCCGGATGCTCCGTTCGGTACGGCAGCTCGAACGACGTGCCGACGTGTCGGCGATGGCCGCCCAGGAGAAGGAGCGCGGCTCCCGCGCTCCTTGA
- a CDS encoding TIGR03960 family B12-binding radical SAM protein gives MNVASTTPDKPVTNSVWPQLESLLPQISKPIQYVGGELGAVRKDWDAATVRWALMYPDAYEVGLPNQGVQILYEVLNEQSDVLAERTYAVWPDLEKLMRTHEVPQFTVDAHRPVRAFDVFGISFSTELGYTNLLTAIDLAGIPLLAADRTDADPVVVAGGHAAFNPEPIADFVDAAVLGDGEEAVLEITGIVREWKLADSPGGRDELLLRLARTESVYVPRFYDVDYLPDGRIQRVVPNRADVPFRVHKRTTMDLDAWPYPKKPLVPLAETVHERYAVEIFRGCTRGCRFCQAGMITRPVRERSITTVGQMVQQGLEFSGFHEVGLLSLSSADHSEIGDMCSGLAQQYEGTNVSLSLPSTRVDAFNIDLAQELSRNGRRTGLTFAPEGGSERIRKVINKMVSKEDLIRTVVTAYTNGWRQVKLYFMCGLPTETDEDVLEIADMAHEVIKAGRAATGSKDIRCTVSIGGFVPKPHTPFQWASMERPEVIDHRLKLLKQAINADRSLGRAIGYRYHDGEPSLIEGLLSRGDRRVGAVIRKVWENGGRFDGWSEHFSYQRWVDAAAEVLPTFGVDLDWYTTRQRDELEVLPWDHLDSGLDKDWLWQDWQDALSQFEQDDCRWTPCFDCGVCPSMDTEIQIGPTGQKLLPLTPVNQGLRLPAGTGN, from the coding sequence ATGAACGTCGCGTCGACCACGCCGGACAAGCCGGTGACGAACTCCGTCTGGCCCCAGCTTGAGTCGCTGTTGCCGCAAATCAGCAAGCCCATCCAGTACGTGGGCGGCGAGCTGGGTGCGGTGCGGAAGGACTGGGATGCGGCGACCGTGCGTTGGGCGCTGATGTATCCCGACGCGTACGAGGTGGGCCTGCCCAACCAGGGCGTACAGATCCTCTACGAGGTGCTCAACGAGCAGTCCGACGTGCTCGCCGAACGGACCTACGCGGTCTGGCCGGACCTGGAGAAACTGATGCGCACCCACGAGGTGCCGCAGTTCACCGTCGACGCGCACCGACCGGTCCGTGCCTTCGACGTGTTCGGCATCTCGTTCTCCACCGAACTGGGCTACACCAATCTGCTCACCGCGATCGACCTGGCCGGCATTCCACTGCTGGCCGCCGACCGGACCGACGCCGACCCGGTGGTCGTGGCCGGTGGGCACGCCGCGTTCAACCCCGAGCCGATCGCCGACTTCGTCGACGCGGCGGTGCTCGGTGACGGCGAGGAAGCCGTACTGGAGATCACCGGAATCGTCCGGGAGTGGAAGCTTGCGGACTCGCCCGGTGGTCGGGACGAGTTGCTGTTGCGGCTGGCCCGGACGGAGAGCGTCTACGTGCCGCGGTTCTACGACGTGGACTACCTACCCGACGGGCGGATCCAGCGGGTCGTGCCGAATCGGGCGGACGTGCCGTTCCGGGTACACAAGCGCACCACGATGGATCTGGACGCCTGGCCGTACCCGAAGAAGCCCCTGGTCCCGCTCGCCGAGACGGTGCACGAGCGGTACGCCGTGGAGATCTTCCGGGGCTGCACCCGGGGTTGCCGGTTCTGCCAGGCTGGCATGATCACCCGCCCGGTACGGGAGCGCTCGATCACCACCGTGGGACAGATGGTGCAGCAGGGGCTGGAGTTCTCCGGCTTCCACGAGGTGGGGCTGCTGTCGCTGTCGTCGGCCGACCACTCCGAGATCGGCGACATGTGCTCCGGGCTGGCCCAGCAGTACGAGGGCACGAACGTCTCGCTGTCGCTGCCGTCGACCCGGGTCGACGCGTTCAACATCGATTTGGCCCAGGAGCTGTCCCGCAACGGTCGGCGGACCGGTCTGACCTTCGCGCCCGAGGGCGGGTCGGAGCGGATCCGCAAGGTGATCAACAAGATGGTGTCGAAGGAAGACCTGATCCGCACCGTCGTGACCGCCTACACCAACGGGTGGCGGCAGGTGAAGCTCTACTTCATGTGCGGCCTGCCCACCGAGACCGACGAGGACGTCCTCGAGATCGCCGACATGGCGCACGAGGTCATCAAGGCCGGCCGTGCCGCCACCGGCTCCAAGGACATCCGGTGCACGGTGTCGATCGGTGGGTTCGTGCCGAAGCCGCACACCCCGTTCCAGTGGGCGTCGATGGAGCGGCCGGAGGTCATCGACCACCGGCTGAAACTGCTCAAGCAGGCGATCAACGCCGACCGGTCCCTGGGGCGGGCGATCGGCTACCGCTACCACGACGGTGAGCCGTCGCTGATCGAGGGGCTGCTCTCCCGGGGCGACCGGCGGGTCGGTGCGGTGATCCGCAAGGTCTGGGAGAACGGCGGCCGGTTCGACGGGTGGAGCGAGCACTTCTCCTACCAGCGCTGGGTGGACGCCGCCGCCGAGGTGCTGCCCACCTTCGGCGTCGACCTGGACTGGTACACCACCCGCCAGCGCGACGAGCTGGAGGTCCTGCCCTGGGACCATCTCGACTCCGGGCTGGACAAGGACTGGTTGTGGCAGGACTGGCAGGACGCACTGTCGCAATTCGAGCAGGACGACTGCCGCTGGACGCCGTGCTTCGACTGCGGAGTCTGCCCCTCGATGGACACCGAGATCCAGATCGGGCCCACCGGGCAGAAGCTGCTGCCGTTGACCCCGGTCAACCAGGGCTTGCGCCTGCCGGCCGGCACCGGTAACTGA
- a CDS encoding TIGR03936 family radical SAM-associated protein: MQRIRIRYAKRGPLRFTSHRDFARAFERALRRAGVPIAFSQGFTPHPKISYASAAPTGVASEAEYLEIGLREPVDPAALRIALDAALSPGLDVLDAVEARGGSLADRIEASHWWIELPGVDPDVLRQAVTAFQAAPEVPVERMTKQGRRTFDARGAVDRIDVVDPSEAPSGVTGVPCAIIDLVVRQVTPSVRPDDVLSGLRVVADLAPPAPPRATRLAQGTLTTQGEIVDPLEADHDGATIGER; encoded by the coding sequence GTGCAGCGAATCCGGATCAGGTACGCCAAGCGCGGTCCGCTGCGTTTCACCTCGCACCGGGACTTCGCCCGGGCCTTCGAACGCGCGCTGCGCCGTGCCGGCGTACCCATAGCGTTTTCCCAGGGGTTCACCCCCCACCCCAAGATCTCGTATGCCAGTGCGGCACCCACCGGCGTGGCCAGCGAGGCGGAGTATCTCGAAATCGGCCTGCGGGAACCGGTGGATCCGGCGGCGCTGCGGATCGCGCTCGACGCCGCGCTCTCGCCCGGCCTGGACGTACTGGATGCTGTCGAGGCGCGAGGTGGGAGCCTGGCCGACCGGATCGAGGCGTCCCACTGGTGGATCGAGTTGCCCGGTGTCGACCCGGATGTCCTTCGGCAGGCCGTTACGGCCTTCCAGGCCGCACCCGAGGTGCCCGTCGAGCGGATGACCAAACAGGGCCGGCGGACGTTCGATGCGCGCGGCGCGGTCGACCGGATCGATGTGGTCGATCCGTCCGAGGCACCTTCCGGGGTCACGGGCGTACCGTGTGCGATAATCGACCTAGTCGTGCGGCAGGTCACCCCGTCCGTTCGACCCGATGACGTCCTTTCCGGCCTCCGCGTGGTGGCTGACCTGGCGCCGCCGGCACCGCCACGGGCGACCCGCCTGGCACAGGGCACGTTGACCACGCAGGGGGAGATCGTCGATCCGTTGGAGGCGGATCACGACGGGGCGACCATCGGTGAACGCTAG
- a CDS encoding Rne/Rng family ribonuclease produces MLENEPEGGERTGSQPAADTAENVDATPVRRTRATRRRTSPTASEPAPTGAPVEAPTVARTTSGEAPEAEVIAPVAGDTAPAPKTTRRRRKATTADKKEDAAASSQSGAEAASTEADSAAASGGAEAGPSDEAAGPAEAAARPPAETAGSTEAAAGSTEAAAGSAESGAAPAKATRTRRKKAVKAVPPPVETPSEADISPTAEPTAPGGVVEISGPPEEVAPARVVPAVGEPVPEADQPAEEVTRTRRRRAALSAPTVLFMAPEPEVPPARPQRAATPVVEPVVEPMVEPAAAPAEAGEPDVTEPAETSRRRRRGRRTEPEVPVEPEEEDIEVQEESVDLDEEDEDEDEDEATGRRRRRRGRRGRGRGKGPADEAEDEDVEEPAHAEGEAEGEGDEDEDEETEGGEGLTRRRRRRRRKGAGDVESAADDGVPTVVKIREPRRTDEVQGVSGSTRLEAKRQRRRDGREQRRTRPPILSESEFLARREAVDRVMVVRQRDDRTQIAVLEDGVLVEHYVSRLSAGAMAGNVYLGKVQNVLPSMEAAFVDVGRGRNAVLYAGEVNWDTTGLEGRARSIEHALRSGDSVLVQVTKDPIGHKGARLTSHIALSGRHLVYVPHGNASGISRKLPDTERKRLRDILKKLVPEGAGVIVRTAAEGASEDELARDVKRLQAQWEDIQAKSTEGGAPVLLYEEPDLLIRVVRDLFNEDFRELVVQGDGAYDMVESYLTHVSPDLVARLHRHVGTADVFAERRIDEQILKGLDRKVFLPSGGHLVIDRTEAMTVVDVNTGKYTGAGGNLEETVTRNNLEAAEEIVRQLRLRDLGGIVVIDFIDMVLESNRELVLRRLTECLGRDRTKHQVTEITSLGLVQMTRKRIGAGLLEAFSETCECCKGRGLIIHTEPVPEKPRAAGAGEKVKAVASASSSAVVAPAAAETTTGSSRRRGRKNTAAERTVVESERTVVEPERSLTQPQRATSEVSDYEDTMGYDLSRYETPTAESDDAAPAGAGAAALAGTDDGSPTEFGDTSVVPAPQARLAGADDPDALDENGDPDDAESGGGRRRARRGGARRRTRP; encoded by the coding sequence ATGCTCGAAAACGAGCCAGAGGGCGGTGAGCGGACCGGTTCGCAGCCGGCCGCCGACACTGCCGAGAATGTCGATGCCACACCCGTCCGGCGGACCCGTGCCACCCGCCGCCGTACCTCACCGACGGCTTCCGAACCAGCGCCGACCGGGGCTCCGGTAGAGGCGCCGACCGTAGCGCGGACGACCAGCGGCGAGGCACCGGAAGCCGAGGTGATCGCACCCGTGGCTGGTGACACCGCACCGGCTCCGAAGACCACCCGCCGACGCCGAAAGGCCACCACGGCCGACAAGAAGGAAGACGCGGCGGCTTCATCGCAGAGCGGCGCGGAAGCCGCGTCAACCGAAGCCGACTCCGCCGCCGCTTCCGGAGGTGCGGAGGCGGGCCCGTCCGACGAGGCGGCTGGCCCAGCCGAGGCCGCCGCCCGTCCACCCGCCGAGACGGCTGGATCCACGGAGGCTGCGGCTGGATCCACGGAGGCTGCGGCGGGGTCTGCAGAGTCGGGGGCAGCGCCGGCCAAAGCGACCCGTACCCGACGTAAGAAGGCGGTGAAGGCGGTCCCACCGCCGGTCGAGACGCCGAGCGAGGCGGACATCTCGCCGACGGCGGAGCCGACAGCGCCGGGTGGCGTGGTCGAGATCTCGGGGCCGCCGGAGGAGGTCGCCCCGGCCCGCGTGGTGCCGGCCGTCGGTGAACCGGTGCCGGAGGCCGACCAGCCGGCGGAGGAGGTCACCCGTACCCGTCGTCGCCGGGCGGCACTCTCCGCGCCGACCGTGCTGTTCATGGCACCAGAGCCGGAGGTGCCGCCGGCCCGCCCGCAGCGGGCTGCCACACCGGTGGTCGAGCCCGTGGTCGAGCCCATGGTCGAGCCTGCGGCGGCACCCGCCGAGGCGGGCGAGCCGGATGTGACGGAACCGGCCGAGACGTCCCGGCGACGGCGGCGGGGCCGCCGTACCGAGCCGGAGGTGCCGGTCGAGCCCGAAGAAGAAGACATCGAGGTCCAGGAGGAGTCCGTCGACCTCGACGAGGAGGACGAGGACGAGGACGAGGACGAGGCGACCGGCCGTCGGCGTCGGCGCCGGGGCCGCCGAGGCCGAGGCCGGGGCAAGGGGCCGGCGGACGAGGCCGAGGACGAAGACGTCGAGGAGCCGGCACACGCCGAGGGCGAGGCCGAGGGCGAGGGTGACGAGGACGAGGACGAGGAGACCGAGGGTGGCGAAGGGCTGACCCGTCGTCGCCGTCGTCGCCGTCGTAAGGGTGCCGGTGACGTCGAGAGCGCCGCCGACGACGGCGTACCCACCGTGGTCAAGATCCGGGAACCGCGCCGTACCGACGAGGTGCAGGGGGTCTCCGGCTCGACCCGGTTGGAGGCCAAGCGGCAGCGTCGTCGCGACGGACGCGAGCAGCGCCGTACCCGCCCACCGATCCTGAGCGAGTCGGAATTCCTCGCCCGCCGGGAGGCGGTCGACCGGGTCATGGTCGTCCGCCAGCGCGACGACCGTACCCAGATCGCCGTCCTGGAGGACGGGGTGCTCGTCGAGCACTACGTGAGCCGGTTGTCGGCCGGCGCCATGGCCGGCAACGTCTACCTGGGCAAGGTGCAGAACGTCCTGCCCAGCATGGAGGCGGCCTTCGTCGACGTGGGGCGCGGACGTAACGCCGTTCTCTATGCGGGTGAGGTCAACTGGGACACCACCGGCCTGGAAGGGCGGGCCCGTTCGATCGAGCACGCCCTGCGCTCGGGCGACTCGGTGCTCGTACAGGTGACGAAGGACCCGATCGGGCACAAGGGCGCCCGGCTGACCAGCCACATCGCGCTCTCCGGTCGGCACCTGGTCTATGTGCCGCACGGCAACGCCTCCGGCATCAGCCGGAAGCTGCCGGACACCGAGCGTAAGCGCCTACGGGACATCCTCAAGAAGCTGGTGCCGGAGGGGGCGGGCGTGATCGTCCGGACCGCCGCCGAGGGGGCCAGCGAGGACGAACTGGCCCGTGACGTCAAGCGCCTGCAGGCCCAGTGGGAGGACATCCAGGCCAAGTCCACCGAGGGTGGCGCGCCGGTGCTGCTCTACGAAGAGCCGGACCTGCTCATCCGGGTGGTCCGGGACCTGTTCAACGAAGACTTCCGTGAGCTCGTGGTGCAGGGCGACGGGGCGTACGACATGGTCGAGTCGTACCTGACGCACGTCTCGCCCGACCTGGTGGCCCGGCTGCACCGGCACGTCGGCACCGCCGACGTCTTCGCCGAGCGGCGCATCGACGAGCAGATCCTCAAGGGGCTGGACCGTAAGGTCTTCCTCCCCTCGGGCGGACACCTGGTCATCGACCGGACCGAGGCGATGACCGTCGTCGACGTCAACACCGGTAAGTACACCGGTGCCGGCGGCAACCTCGAGGAGACCGTCACCCGTAACAACCTGGAGGCGGCCGAGGAGATCGTCCGCCAGCTCCGGCTGCGGGACCTCGGTGGCATCGTGGTGATCGACTTCATCGACATGGTGCTGGAGTCGAACCGAGAGCTGGTGTTGCGCCGGCTCACCGAGTGCCTCGGGCGGGACCGTACCAAGCACCAGGTCACGGAGATCACCTCGCTGGGGCTGGTCCAGATGACCCGGAAGCGGATCGGCGCGGGCCTGCTGGAGGCGTTCAGCGAGACCTGCGAGTGCTGCAAGGGCCGTGGTCTGATCATCCACACCGAGCCGGTGCCGGAGAAGCCCCGGGCGGCCGGGGCGGGCGAGAAGGTCAAGGCGGTGGCCTCGGCCTCGTCGTCAGCGGTTGTGGCTCCGGCCGCGGCGGAGACGACCACCGGCAGCTCCCGGCGTCGCGGTCGTAAGAACACCGCCGCGGAACGGACCGTCGTGGAGTCCGAGCGGACCGTTGTCGAGCCCGAGCGAAGCCTGACGCAGCCGCAGCGGGCCACCAGCGAGGTGTCCGACTACGAGGACACCATGGGGTACGACCTGTCACGGTACGAGACCCCGACGGCGGAGTCCGACGATGCCGCACCAGCAGGGGCCGGAGCCGCCGCACTGGCGGGAACGGACGATGGCTCGCCGACGGAGTTCGGAGATACCTCGGTAGTGCCCGCTCCGCAAGCTCGGCTGGCCGGGGCGGACGATCCCGACGCGCTGGACGAGAACGGTGACCCGGATGACGCCGAGTCGGGCGGCGGTCGTCGTCGAGCTCGGCGGGGCGGTGCGCGCCGCCGTACACGCCCCTGA
- the rplU gene encoding 50S ribosomal protein L21 — protein sequence MYAIVKTGGKQYKVAEGDVIEVEKLAGEPGDAVTLSAVLLVDGSDLVTDAAQLAKVAVSGEIAAHTKGPKIRIHKFKNKTGYHKRQGHRQPLTQVKVTGISSGK from the coding sequence ATGTACGCGATCGTCAAGACCGGCGGCAAGCAGTACAAGGTCGCCGAGGGCGACGTGATCGAGGTCGAGAAGCTCGCCGGCGAGCCCGGTGACGCCGTCACGCTCTCCGCGGTGCTCCTCGTCGATGGTTCCGACCTGGTGACCGACGCGGCGCAGCTTGCCAAGGTCGCGGTGTCCGGCGAGATCGCCGCCCACACCAAGGGACCGAAGATCCGGATCCACAAGTTCAAGAACAAGACCGGCTACCACAAGCGCCAGGGTCATCGCCAGCCGCTGACCCAGGTGAAGGTGACCGGCATCTCCAGCGGGAAGTAG
- the rpmA gene encoding 50S ribosomal protein L27, giving the protein MAHKKGASSSRNGRDSAAQRLGVKRFGGQVVSAGEILIRQRGTKFHPGDLVGRGGDDTLFALAAGAVQFGTKRGRKTVSIVPAQQ; this is encoded by the coding sequence ATGGCTCACAAAAAGGGTGCGTCCAGCTCGCGTAACGGTCGTGACTCAGCGGCGCAGCGGCTCGGCGTGAAGCGGTTCGGTGGCCAGGTGGTCAGCGCCGGTGAGATCCTGATCCGGCAGCGTGGCACCAAGTTCCACCCCGGTGACCTGGTCGGCCGGGGCGGCGACGACACGCTCTTCGCGCTGGCCGCCGGTGCGGTCCAGTTCGGCACCAAGCGCGGTCGCAAGACCGTCAGCATCGTGCCGGCGCAGCAGTAG
- the obgE gene encoding GTPase ObgE — MTTFVDRVVLHLQAGDGGHGCVSIHREKFKPFGGPDGGNGGHGGSVSLVVDPQVHTLLDFHFRPRIKAENGKGGAGSNRDGANGANLVVKVPDGTVVSTLDGEVLADLVGAGTTLEVARGGRGGRGNASLANAKRKAPGFAELGEPGDHLDVVLELKSVADVGLVGFPSAGKSSLISVISAAKPKIADYPFTTLVPNLGVVRVDDHTFTVADVPGLIPGAATGKGLGLEFLRHIERCAVLVHVVDAATLETGRDPLADIDAIEAELTEYGGLADRPRLVVLNKMDVPDGRDLADIVRPDLQARGYRVYEVSAVTREGLRELTYAMAELVEQARAATPAPEPTRIVIRPTAVDDAGFTVESDGDGGFVVRGVRPERWVRQTNFDNDEAIGYLADRLARLGVEEQLAKAGAEPGSLVRIGEREFDWQPTLYAGADYVPGSRGTDTRLEERSTRASAAQRLAARKARRQRPTDEVEADAGDASGAVQTVGETDRNNNVLDGAE, encoded by the coding sequence GTGACGACGTTCGTTGACCGGGTCGTCCTGCATCTGCAGGCCGGCGATGGCGGGCACGGCTGTGTCTCGATCCACCGGGAGAAGTTCAAGCCGTTCGGTGGCCCGGACGGTGGCAACGGCGGGCACGGCGGGAGTGTGTCACTCGTCGTAGATCCACAGGTGCACACCCTGCTCGACTTCCACTTCCGCCCCCGGATCAAGGCGGAGAACGGCAAGGGTGGCGCCGGGTCCAACCGGGACGGTGCCAACGGTGCCAACCTGGTGGTCAAGGTGCCGGACGGCACGGTGGTGAGCACGCTCGACGGTGAGGTGCTGGCCGACCTCGTCGGGGCGGGCACCACCCTGGAGGTGGCCCGAGGCGGTCGTGGCGGCCGGGGCAACGCATCGCTGGCCAACGCCAAGCGCAAGGCTCCGGGCTTCGCCGAACTCGGTGAGCCGGGTGACCACCTCGACGTCGTACTGGAACTCAAGAGCGTCGCCGACGTGGGCCTGGTCGGCTTCCCGTCGGCCGGCAAGTCGTCGTTGATCTCGGTCATCTCGGCGGCCAAACCCAAGATCGCCGACTACCCGTTCACCACACTGGTGCCCAACCTCGGCGTGGTTCGGGTCGACGACCACACCTTCACCGTGGCCGATGTGCCGGGCCTGATCCCCGGGGCGGCCACTGGCAAGGGCCTTGGCCTGGAGTTCCTGCGGCACATCGAGCGCTGCGCCGTGCTGGTGCACGTGGTGGACGCGGCAACCCTGGAGACGGGGCGGGACCCGCTGGCCGACATCGACGCCATCGAGGCTGAGCTGACCGAGTACGGCGGGCTGGCCGACCGGCCCCGGCTGGTCGTACTCAACAAGATGGACGTGCCGGATGGCCGCGACCTGGCCGACATCGTCCGTCCCGACCTCCAGGCTCGGGGTTACCGGGTGTACGAGGTGTCCGCTGTGACCCGCGAGGGGTTGCGCGAGCTGACGTACGCGATGGCGGAGCTGGTCGAGCAGGCCCGGGCCGCCACGCCGGCACCCGAGCCGACCCGGATCGTCATCCGGCCGACCGCCGTGGACGACGCCGGTTTCACCGTCGAGTCGGACGGCGACGGCGGATTCGTCGTACGGGGTGTACGCCCCGAGCGGTGGGTACGGCAGACCAACTTCGACAACGACGAGGCGATCGGCTACCTTGCCGACCGGTTGGCCCGGTTGGGTGTGGAGGAGCAACTCGCCAAGGCGGGTGCCGAGCCGGGCAGCCTGGTCCGGATCGGTGAGCGGGAGTTCGACTGGCAGCCCACGCTCTACGCGGGAGCCGACTATGTGCCCGGCTCCCGGGGGACGGACACCCGGCTGGAGGAGAGGTCGACCCGGGCGAGCGCAGCCCAGCGGCTGGCGGCCCGCAAGGCCCGCCGCCAGCGTCCGACGGACGAGGTCGAGGCCGACGCCGGGGATGCGTCCGGTGCGGTGCAGACGGTCGGCGAGACCGACCGGAACAACAACGTTCTGGATGGTGCCGAGTAG
- a CDS encoding GNAT family N-acetyltransferase, producing the protein MLIEFRPVTDPELAALVTAQQRELREIDGGLDGQVTVVHDDARHLVGMVDGQAVACGAIQTLGGDTAEIKRMYVRPAHRGRGLSRQLLTALEELALRSGHTVLRLETGSYLPTAIALYASSGYAEIPVYGEYVDNPYSVCFEKHLPVPVPV; encoded by the coding sequence GTGCTGATCGAATTCCGCCCGGTTACCGACCCTGAACTGGCCGCGCTGGTCACCGCCCAGCAGCGGGAGCTGCGGGAGATCGACGGTGGGCTCGACGGGCAGGTCACCGTCGTGCACGACGACGCCCGCCATCTGGTCGGGATGGTCGACGGACAGGCGGTGGCCTGCGGCGCGATCCAGACGCTGGGCGGCGACACCGCCGAGATCAAGCGGATGTACGTCCGCCCGGCGCACCGGGGTCGCGGCCTGTCCCGTCAGTTGCTGACTGCCCTGGAGGAGTTGGCCCTGCGGTCGGGGCACACTGTGCTGCGCCTGGAGACCGGCAGTTACCTGCCGACGGCCATTGCGCTCTACGCCTCCTCGGGTTACGCCGAGATTCCGGTCTACGGGGAGTACGTCGACAACCCGTACAGCGTGTGCTTCGAGAAGCATCTGCCGGTGCCGGTGCCGGTCTGA